In the genome of Gadus morhua chromosome 12, gadMor3.0, whole genome shotgun sequence, one region contains:
- the LOC115555345 gene encoding uncharacterized protein LOC115555345: MDNAVTELEPEIEKWTKEEVCQWLTTRVKVSPTVAHRFFEGEVLGEYIKYFDKGDILDLTEEHAVKVTAHLELLKQGRTFQSPFPEYVERWSREQVYQWITEYAQIDGKHADQLLEGHVSGDCLVCFQKQDFLDLKVPTGPAVKILAMLRGLKNNPEPVLNAVVNTSTSQEEAATSSQPRSRKKPHKKGKKASEAAIPTLQKTETPRREAPMREAPMREAPMREAPRREAHRTTTTAPLPTRDPGPPDPVQLDPALPLLLGILEDLGKGDLKKFRFHLRELRMCSNDAIPQSRLEDKDPTDLADVMLQHYGPDTALQAMLRV, translated from the exons ATGGACAACGCTGTAACTGAGCTGGAACCGGAGATTGAGAAATGGACGAAGGAGGAGGTTTGTCAGTGGTTGACAACTCGGGTAAAAGTCAGCCCGACTGTCGCTCACAGGTTCTTTGAGGGAGAGGTATTAGGAGAGTATATCAAGTACTTTGACAAGGGCGACATTTTGGATCTGACCGAAGAACACGCTGTTAAAGTTACAGCACACCTGGAACTGTTGAAGCAAGGCCGCACCTTTCAGTCTCCGTTTCCAGAGTACGTGGAGCGATGGAGCAGAGAGCAGGTTTACCAGTGGATAACAGAGTACGCACAGATAGATGGCAAACACGCAGATCAGCTCCTAGAGGGACACGTCTCTGGGGACTGTCTTGTGTGTTTCCAGAAGCAGGACTTTCTAGACCTAAAAGTACCCACTGGTCCTGCTGTGAAGATTCTGGCAATGCTTCGAGGTTTGAAGAACAATCCTGAACCTGTCCTGAATGCCGTCGTGAACACCAGTACATCCCAAGAAGAGGCTGCTACATCCTCACAGCCTCGCTCAAGGAAGAAACCCCATAAAAAGGGCAAGAAGGCCAGCGAGGCGGCGATCCCAACTCTGCAGAAGACAGAGACCCCCAGGAGAGAGGCCCCCATGAGAGAGGCCCCCATGAGAGAGGCCCCCATGAGAGAGGCCCCCAGGAGAGAGGCCCACAGGACAACGACC ACAGCCCCATTGCCCACTAGAGATCCGGGGCCACCGGACCCTGTCCAACTGGACCCTGCGCTACCTTTGCTCCTGGGAATCCTGGAAGATCTGGGGAAGGGTGATCTGAAGAAGTTCAGATTCCATCTAAGAGAGCTAAGGATGTGCTCCAATGATGCCATCCCCCAGAGCCGGCTGGAAGACAAGGACCCCACAGACCTGGCTGACGTCATGCTACAACACTACGGACCGGACACGGCGCTGCAGGCCATGCTGCGGGTTTAA
- the LOC115555882 gene encoding sterile alpha motif domain-containing protein 9-like, which translates to MPDILIPKLINLGLPPPTCSWIKDFLVNRPQQVKLGPHLSSSRTLSTGSPQGFVLSPLLYSLYTSDCSPTHPENIFVKFADDTTVTKELILDFRRNRAPPAPLYINGEGVERVQSFKFLRVHISADLSWSVNTSALVKKAQQRLHFLRVLRREHLNAHLLVTFYRSTIESLLTYAVSVWHSSCTEADRKRLQRVRIRNLNLEASHHLMELCLEREPSLIFDLLAAYIPHPTSDPQQQAWCICTKCKELPTDLERKCCGQLLDSCVSMLPHMDAYIMQGGGFCGWPGGSGMMSVLWLTVQTQGRTTNSLANQGEKLKNLLTCGGNSLGYYNEYVVVVNKSAPQQLEYLEFLKTLKLFCVLDFDPNSAAIDGLCFSYGESRVANKHEPALYVGEAGDVIKKLNLYKQTSWVFCNGRQDVDSESCKVFDYKTWFRKACRDMEQFVSFVCKPEVLLQARTLIIFLLLSPVLSEKDPIFDAYNAFYKNTEGENIISICESQSTFEKWRLLVEGKCDSDISQQAVWELSLSEINGTVKALGPLDQSSDTWLLPSSDSSVIVLTRKQKDLMTALDILCLNQCEKRDEEHSELLDDFKLRVEEEFFRGGKVKWWNFYLCEKPKAKPFIKRDKYEKLEKMIKTHSENSADVCKLLNLFHHPGCGGTTLAMHVMWGLRQQFRCAVLKDNTLPQTEIAIQVRKLVMLNEKPSPVLLLVDDSKDNVNAQNLVTCIKVAIEESCLSRTADAPTCHVIILNCVCSQNPQDLYHQHSTPSVVITSSITPKEQVEFEEKLLELRETHTKPENFYSFMIMKSNFDPKYVEGLVHNTLENFDFSTKKAQLFGFLSLLKTYVFASEISISLSEEYLGLKMFNWNEDNVLERMKPYSNFLIIDREECGGYKFLRILHHSIASACIEELERTYHLKVSHIIMSILHCDLFFTTKPKIGKGNLERSIQRILIERQSRKYGDERDTFSPLIEKIHKQQGKEMIQEIFTKASSRLVESASIPQALARYLYLNERDFPEALNWAEKAKNIRENSYTVNTIGQVYKNQLKSNIPSKKNGPPCNPEDLDANINSSKKAVTAFKRAQELANTEDELNEAPWDDDESEDNAAKSSYNFVGYMGVLEVAFMVYEMLSRLPFFEESDPSRKKYLQNFLKESLPITSVHMEDNEVNNRYIQVIKAHQLFLINLKPEVKEIFDILDCYFTYTKGNNSGKYYSKNRQHISDHHNKFVKLFCASPEERQRERDCNPNLNVKMLIEERRTVLEEMHADTFAGILQHLDKSADAVEKIVKCYAYIQENEQLSHHRQKTKERINFIWSSVILYLLEPKSKCVKSYTQLCNLLLETLQQVSLDYPFPDPYYLALLLFWPVSPQETEIRTYVTAIQKSSRKHLSILFRKRSTVSHFYLGKENGLARLVSKPKLDECFTIPRNALVKLWLTGDIFRETEITSRLQRVTGLIEKGEVYAIYGKLQIPVRPAYIGTTRSGLSTEKVSFYIGFAINGPLAYDIQFEN; encoded by the exons ATGCCAGACATTCTGATCCCCAAATTAATCAACCTGGGGCTCCCACCACCCACCTGCTCCTGGATTAAAGACTTTCTGGTCAACCGACCCCAGCAGGTGAAACTgggtcctcacctctcctcctcccgcacACTCAGCACTGGCTCTCCCCAGGGCTTTGTGCTGAGCCCACTACTCTACTCCCTCTACACATCAGACTGCAGTCCCACCCACCCAGAGAACATCTTTGTCAAATTTGCTGATGACACAACGGTG ACCAAGGAACTCATCCTGGACTTCCGACGGAACagagccccccctgcccccctgtaCATCAACGGTGAAGGTGTGGAGCGAGTGCAGTCATTCAAATTCCTCAGAGTCCACATCTCTGCTGATCTCTCCTGGTCGGTCAACACCTCAGCGCTGGTCAAGAAGGCCCAGCAGCGGCTACACTTTCTGAGGGTGCTCAGGAGAGAGCATCTAAACGCACATCTGCTGGTGACCTTCTACCGTTCCACCATCGAGAGCCTGCTGACCTACGCTGTGTCAGTGTGGCACTCCAGCTGCACGGAGGCCGACAGGAAGAGACTGCAGAGG GTTCGAATCAGAAACCTGAACCTAGAAGCTTCCCACCATCTGATGGAGCTGTGTTTGGAACGGGAACCATCCCTCATCTTTGACCTCCTGGCCGCGTACATCCCTCATCCCACATCTGACCCACAACAGCAAGCCTGGTGCATTTGCACCAAATGCAAGGAGTTGCCTACGGATCTAGAGAGGAAATGCTGTGGACAACTCCTGGACTCCTGTGTCTCCATGCTGCCTCACATGGACGCATACAtaatgcaggggggggggttctgcggCTGGCCAGGAGGATCTGGAATGATGTCCGTGCTGTGGCTGACCGTCCAGACCCAGGGGAGGACAACAAACAGTTTAG CTAACCAGGGGGAGAAGCTGAAGAACTTGCTAACTTGTGGAGGGAACTCTCTTGGCTACTATAAtgaatatgttgttgttgtgaataAGAGTGCTCCACAACAGTTGGAGTATCTCGAGTTTTTGAAGACGTTGAAACTGTTCTGTGTTCTAGACTTCGACCCAAACTCGGCAGCTATCGACGGACTCTGCTTTTCCTACGGAGAATCACGGGTGGCCAATAAGCATGAGCCAGCTCTCTATGTGGGAGAGGCCGGGGATGTGATTAAGAAACTGAACCTTTACAAACAGACCAGCTGGGTGTTCTGCAATGGACGACAGGACGTTGACAGTGAGTCCTGCAAGGTGTTTGACTACAAGACTTGGTTCAGAAAAGCATGCAGAGATATGGAGCAATTCGTTTCATTTGTTTGTAAACCAGAAGTTCTCTTACAGGCCAGAACTCTCATTATCTTTCTTCTCCTTTCCCCCGTGTTGAGTGAGAAAGACCCCATCTTCGATGCGTACAATGCCTTCTATAAAAACACAGAAGGAGAGAACATTATCAGTATCTGTGAGTCTCAAAGCACTTTTGAGAAGTGGAGGCTGTTGGTGGAGGGGAAGTGTGACAGTGACATCAGCCAGCAGGCAGTATGGGAGCTGAGCCTGAGTGAGATCAATGGCACCGTGAAGGCTCTGGGACCCTTGGATCAGTCATCTGATACTTGGCTACTTCCCTCGTCTGACTCTTCCGTCATTGTTCTGACGCGGAAGCAGAAAGACCTGATGACTGCTCTTGATATTTTGTGTCTAAATCAATGTGAGAAAAGGGACGAGGAACACAGCGAATTGTTAGACGATTTTAAACTCAGAGTTGAAGAAGAATTTTTCAGAGGTGGTAAAGTGAAATGGTGGAACTTCTATCTTTGTGAGAAACCCAAAGCAAAGCCGTTCATCAAAAGAGACAAATATGAAAAGCTGGAGAAAATGATCAAAACTCATTCAGAAAATTCAGCAGACGTGTGTAAACTGCTGAACCTCTTTCACCATCCCGGGTGTGGTGGCACCACCCTAGCCATGCATGTAATGTGGGGCCTCCGTCAGCAATTCAGATGTGCTGTTTTAAAAGACAACACTTTGCCACAGACAGAAATCGCCATTCAGGTCAGAAAGTTAGTTATGTTGAATGAGAAACCATCTCCAGTTCTGTTGCTGGTTGATGATTCAAAGGACAATGTGAATGCCCAAAATCTTGTGACGTGCATCAAAGTTGCCATTGAGGAGAGCTGCTTAAGCCGAACTGCTGACGCACCGACCTGCCACGTTATCATACTTAACTGTGTTTGTTCTCAAAACCCACAGGACCTCTACCATCAACACTCTACACCAAGTGTGGTTATTACTAGTTCCATTACACCCAAAGAACAGGTGGAATTTGAGGAAAAGCTTCTAGAGCTCAGAGAAACTCATACAAAACCTGAAAACTTCTACAGCTTCATGATCATGAAGAGTAACTTTGACCCTAAATATGTTGAAGGTCTTGTTCATAATACCCTGGAAAACTTTGACTTCAGCACAAAGAAGGCCCAACTTTTTGGCTTTCTTTCATTATTAAAAACGTATGTGTTTGCATCTGAaatctctatctcactctccgAAGAGTATCTGGGACTTAAAATGTTCAACTGGAATGAAGACAATGTTCTGGAGAGAATGAAGCCATATTCAAATTTTCTCATCATAGACCGAGAGGAATGTGGAGGGTATAAATTTTTGCGCATCCTGCATCACTCCATTGCATCTGCCTGCATTGAAGAGCTGGAGAGGACATACCACTTGAAAGTGAGTCACATAATTATGTCAATACTTCATTGTGATCTGTTTTTCACGACCAAACCCAAAATCGGCAAAGGAAATCTAGAACGATCCATTCAACGTATTCTGATTGAACGGCAAAGCAGAAAATATGGGGATGAAAGAGATACATTTTCTCCCCTCATAGAGAAAATTCATAAACAGCAGGGTAAAGAAATGATCCAAGAAATCTTTACTAAAGCATCTTCCCGGTTGGTTGAAAGTGCTTCAATTCCACAGGCGCTGGCAAGGTACTTGTACCTCAACGAGCGTGATTTTCCGGAGGCGTTGAATTGGGCAGAAAAGGCGAAGAACATCAGAGAAAATTCCTATACCGTAAATACGATTGGACAAGTGTACAAGAACCAACTAAAATCCAACATACCAAGTAAAAAGAATGGTCCACCTTGTAATCCAGAAGACTTGGACGCAAATATTAATTCATCAAAGAAGGCTGTCACTGCTTTTAAAAGAGCCCAAGAGCTGGCAAACACAGAGGATGAACTGAATGAGGCACCGTGGGATGATGATGAATCTGAAGACAACGCTGCCAAATCATCGTACAACTTTGTTGGCTATATGGGGGTGCTGGAGGTGGCTTTTATGGTATATGAAATGTTGAGCAGATTGCCCTTCTTTGAGGAGAGTGACCCATCGAGAAAAAAGTACCTGCAGAATTTTCTAAAAGAAAGTCTCCCAATCACTAGTGTGCACATGGAAGATAATGAAGTCAATAACCGTTACATTCAAGTCATCAAAGCCCATCAGCTGTTTCTCATTAACCTCAAACCCGAGGTCAAAGAAATATTTGATATCCTTGATTGCTACTTCACATACACAAAGGGAAACAATTCAGGAAAATATTATTCAAAAAATCGGCAGCACATTTCTGATCACCATAACAAGTTTGTAAAGCTTTTTTGTGCTTCACCTGAGGAAAGACAACGAGAAAGAGACTGCAATCCAAACCTCAATGTTAAGATGCTGATTGAGGAACGGAGAACAGTGCTTGAGGAGATGCATGCTGACACTTTCGCTGGGATACTGCAGCACTTGGACAAGAGTGCTGACGCGGTGGAGAAAATTGTAAAATGCTACGCCTACATCCAAGAAAATGAGCAGCTTTCTCACCACAGACAAAAGACGAAGGAAAGAATCAACTTCATTTGGTCAAGCGTTATACTCTACCTGCTGGAACCCAAAAGTAAATGTGTGAAAAGTTACACTCAACTCTGCAACCTTCTTTTGGAAACTCTGCAGCAAGTTTCATTGGATTATCCCTTCCCTGACCCATACTACCTGGCACTGCTGTTGTTCTGGCCTGTTTCACCACAAGAAACAGAAATCAGGACCTATGTGACTGCAATCCAAAAGTCCTCTCGCAAGCATCTATCTATATTGTTTCGAAAGAGGAGTACTGTTTCCCACTTTTACTTGGGGAAGGAGAATGGGCTTGCAAGACTCGTTTCCAAACCGAAACTTGATGAATGTTTCACTATACCTCGCAATGCCTTGGTAAAACTTTGGCTAACCGGGGACATATTTAGGGAAACGGAAATAACAAGCCGTCTGCAGCGTGTCACTGGACTGATTGAGAAAGGAGAGGTGTATGCCATTTACGGAAAACTACAAATCCCAGTGCGACCAGCATACATTGGTACAACAAGGAGCGGATTAAGCACAGAAAAGGTTTCCTTCTACATTGGATTTGCTATCAATGGCCCCCTTGCTTATGATATCCAGTTTGAAAACTAG